The following is a genomic window from Oncorhynchus gorbuscha isolate QuinsamMale2020 ecotype Even-year unplaced genomic scaffold, OgorEven_v1.0 Un_scaffold_749, whole genome shotgun sequence.
GGCATCACCCACCCCCCTGGCATCACCCACACCCCTGGCATCACCCCTATTCTGGCATCACCTACACCCCTGGTATCACCCCCATTCTGGCATCACCCTCATTCTGGCATCACCCACACCCCTGGCATCACCCCCATTCTGGCATCACCCACACCCTGGCATCACCCCCATTCTGGCATCACCCCCATTCTGGCATCACCCCCACCCCTGGCATTACCCCCACCCCTGGCATTACCCCCACCCCTGGCATCACCCCCATTCTGGCATCACCCACCCCCATCATCCTATCACCATTATCATTCTATCCCTCCTTACTTTTTCATGCCGCAGCCAATGTTGCTCCAAGCCAAGACAAATATCCTCCTCCTGGAGTTCCCAGTATCAGTCtctcccatcatcatcatcatcatcaccacaggcCGGTAGGAGTCCAGTTCACCCCGGGGAGCATGCCGGTgcagcctctctgcctctctagcCTTGGGCCTCAGCTCACTCCAGGTACCTCTCGAAAACATCGAGTTCTGTGTCCGTGTCGTAAGGGACAGAGGCCGGGTCGGATAGTACCCCTAGGTCCACCAGCGCCTGGTCCATATCTTCCGGTAGAAACACTATCCCCACATTCAGGACGATGTATTCCATTAGAAAGGCATAGTAGAGGATCAAAACGTTCACAAAAAACAGGCCCAGGTAAAACATACAGGGAAGTTCGTTGAGCAGCGATTCCAACGAATCTAGTCGAGCATAAGTTTTGAATGTCATAGAAAACTAAACCGGGAAAGTTTAGCTCAGCCAGTTATGTTGACAAGGAGCAGGATAAAGGACAGTGTCATTGCTCGGAGACGAACAGTAACATGGACAGTGTATTTGGAGTGTCCATTTCGGCGGAGACAGCAATGATTTGTCCTGAAATGCAAGCTTTTGCAATAGCACACAGCTATCAAGCGATAGACATTAGTTAGGAGGATACACGAAATAACCtataacaacaaacaaaacaaaaaagccaGTTCAGCTCGACACCGCTAGTTCATGTAAACACAGTGTTAACTCGATGCATTCTTGATATTCTCTGAGAAGGTCGAAGGAGAAAAAACTGTTGCGTTATTTGCAACATGTCTGCCCTGGTTAACTATTATTATACAGGAATATGTTCTATCGATGGAAATAAATTCGATAATCCAGACCTCCTGTTACATTTTCATGTCAACATTTCCGCTAACTGCATCAAAACAGTCCGACCTTACGGTCAAAACAGTACAGATACGTCTATTTAGCTTAAGCATCTGATTGGTTCATTATAGAATTACCGTCCTGTGAATGGTCAACTGAGACATCGATCACACTGATCCCGCCTTTTCATCGGTTTTGACGTTTGTTGCGTTTTACGTTGATGGCTCCTCGCATTAGTATGTGATTGGCTGCTGTGTTCATCGTTGTAGGATGAAGACCAATCAATGTCCCCGAATtgttggaagaaaaaaaaaactgttcGATTTTTTCCCCCCCAAAACACTATTGGGATTTGTAGTTTTTTGTAACTGTCATTTTAATGAAATTGTGTTACCGGAACACAACAAAAAACTACATGTCCCAAACTCCCCGGCACTAAACCAGTTACGTAAACGCGTTATTCCTCACAAGCTTTACGTTCGGGTATGTCCCCTTCTCGCTTAGTTAGCCACAGCTATTTGGTTAGCTAGATATTTTGTTAGCTATACATATATATTGGACACCTTGTACAGGATATATGTACGTGATGGGATTGATATAACAGGCAAAAAAAACCTAAGCTAGTATcaacatcttttttttttttaaagtgcaaTTATGTTCGGTCGGTCAAGGAGttggggaggaggacaggggaaaACAAAAAATATTCATTCCCTGGACCATCTCAAGTAAGTAACTAGCATAATTGCTAAGGTTACCCAgcgggggtgtattcattacgctcGTTCTGTTACAAAACGTTACTTAAAACGGTAGCGACATTAAAAGGAACGGGGAGGAGGAACCTATCTGAATTTAAATGGATACGTTTCTGTTTTCAAAACGCAACTGTTTGGTCGAATTCGCCAGCTAAACGCCGATTGTTTACTAAGCTAACGTTAACATGGTTAGCATACCGAGCTAATCCACTTAGCGTGTACTGTAAAACCAAATTGCGTTAGTTAATCTAACGTTGCTGTTGTTTCCTTGTCACAACTGTGTGAACAATGTCAGTTGTATATGACTGCTAcgaaacgttagctagctagctagctacatgatgggtgtcattataacagctagatatactaacattagctagctagctacatgatgggtgtcattataacagctagatatactaacattagctagctagctacatgatgggtgtcattataacagctagatatactaacgttagctagctacatgatgggtgtcattactagataacattagtatatctagctgttatcaactacatgatgggtgtcattacttgataacattagtatatctagctgttatcAACTACCTGATGGGTGTCATTACTAGATAACATTAGTATATCTAGCTGATATcaactacatgatgggtgtcattactagataacattagtatatctagctgttatcagctacatgatgggtgtcattactagataacattagtatatctagctgttatcaac
Proteins encoded in this region:
- the LOC124020022 gene encoding dexamethasone-induced protein homolog, whose protein sequence is MTFKTYARLDSLESLLNELPCMFYLGLFFVNVLILYYAFLMEYIVLNVGIVFLPEDMDQALVDLGVLSDPASVPYDTDTELDVFERYLE